The Bacteroidota bacterium genome window below encodes:
- the ispD gene encoding 2-C-methyl-D-erythritol 4-phosphate cytidylyltransferase, translated as MKHILIIPASGSGIRFGSKIPKQFLKIDGKEIIAHTIERFHSLKIIDEIYIAAQADNFDKLKKIISKNNFTKVKSIVEGGETRQASVFNALNVIECEKNDIIMVHDAVRPFLSKKLIVSLIDECHKSGGVIPGIKISDTVKRTDEKQFIQKTLSRENLWTVQTPQVFRCDIIKNSLAKAVAKNFVGTDEAAVVEFAGYPVKIIPGEKTNIKITVKEDMKFL; from the coding sequence ATGAAACATATCCTAATCATTCCGGCATCGGGTTCGGGCATCCGCTTCGGCTCAAAAATCCCAAAACAATTTTTAAAAATTGACGGCAAAGAAATCATTGCTCATACCATTGAGCGGTTTCATTCGTTAAAAATTATTGATGAGATATATATTGCTGCTCAGGCTGATAACTTTGATAAGCTGAAAAAAATTATTTCAAAAAATAATTTTACTAAAGTAAAAAGCATTGTTGAAGGGGGCGAGACAAGACAGGCGTCGGTGTTTAATGCGCTGAATGTTATCGAATGTGAAAAGAATGATATAATTATGGTTCATGATGCAGTGAGGCCGTTTTTATCAAAGAAGCTGATTGTGAGTTTGATAGATGAATGTCATAAATCAGGCGGAGTTATACCCGGTATAAAAATAAGCGATACGGTAAAGCGAACGGATGAAAAGCAGTTCATTCAAAAAACTCTTTCGAGGGAAAATTTGTGGACAGTTCAGACTCCGCAGGTATTCAGATGCGATATAATAAAAAATTCTTTGGCAAAGGCAGTAGCGAAAAATTTTGTCGGAACGGATGAGGCAGCGGTTGTAGAATTTGCAGGGTATCCCGTGAAAATTATCCCGGGCGAAAAGACTAATATCAAAATCACGGTTAAAGAGGACATGAAGTTCTTATAA
- the queA gene encoding tRNA preQ1(34) S-adenosylmethionine ribosyltransferase-isomerase QueA, which produces MKLSQFKYPIPKNLIAKAPKAPRDMAKMMVLNREDESILTSKFKSIVDYVNEGDVIVMNDSKVFPARMFGTKEKTRAKIEVFLLRQLNAEENIWDVVVDPARKVRIGNRIFFNKNLYCEVIDNTTSRGRIVRFNVTEDFSKVIDKLGKTPLPPYIKREPTEKDKADYQTVFAKNVGSVAAPASGLHFTPELLKKLKDKGVKLAYITLHVGLGTFRLVEVEDLSKHRMDSEYFEITKENADIINNAVSKKGKLIAVGTSVARVLEANIVTTKTIRYGKGWTDKFIHPPHTLRVVDKLITNFQLPQSTLLMLVCSFAGRDFIMKAYKRAIKEKYRFYAYGDAMLIV; this is translated from the coding sequence ATGAAACTTTCACAATTTAAGTACCCCATTCCAAAGAACCTGATAGCAAAAGCCCCTAAAGCTCCACGCGATATGGCTAAGATGATGGTATTGAACAGAGAAGATGAATCAATCCTTACTTCAAAATTCAAAAGCATTGTTGATTACGTTAACGAAGGTGACGTGATTGTTATGAACGACTCTAAGGTTTTCCCTGCGAGAATGTTCGGAACAAAGGAAAAAACAAGAGCGAAGATTGAAGTTTTTTTATTAAGACAATTGAATGCAGAAGAAAATATATGGGACGTTGTTGTTGACCCTGCAAGAAAGGTAAGAATAGGGAACAGAATATTTTTCAATAAAAATCTTTATTGTGAAGTTATCGATAATACAACTTCCAGAGGAAGAATTGTAAGATTTAATGTTACTGAAGATTTTTCTAAAGTGATTGATAAGCTGGGCAAGACTCCGCTGCCTCCGTACATAAAAAGAGAGCCGACTGAAAAAGATAAAGCTGATTACCAGACAGTGTTTGCAAAGAACGTAGGTTCAGTTGCTGCGCCGGCATCAGGTCTTCATTTTACACCTGAGCTTTTAAAGAAACTAAAAGATAAAGGTGTTAAGCTTGCATATATTACTTTGCACGTGGGTCTTGGTACATTCAGATTAGTAGAGGTAGAAGATTTATCGAAGCACAGAATGGACTCGGAATATTTTGAAATCACGAAAGAGAATGCCGATATAATTAATAATGCAGTTTCCAAAAAAGGAAAACTGATTGCAGTCGGAACATCTGTTGCTAGAGTTCTTGAAGCAAACATTGTTACGACTAAAACTATCAGATACGGAAAAGGCTGGACAGATAAATTTATTCATCCGCCGCACACATTAAGAGTTGTTGATAAGCTTATTACAAATTTCCAGCTTCCGCAGAGCACATTACTTATGCTTGTATGTTCATTTGCAGGAAGAGATTTTATTATGAAGGCATATAAGAGAGCGATAAAAGAGAAATACAGATTTTATGCTTACGGCGATGCAATGTTAATCGTATAA
- a CDS encoding threonylcarbamoyl-AMP synthase translates to MTQKRTQIITDINLVAADILKGNIVGIPTETVYGLGANALDTDAVIKIFEAKERPRFNPLIVHLLNKDNLDEFVEEIPESFLKLYVKFSPGPITYVLKKKKLISDIVTAGNETVAVRFPSHKVFRELLEIVKVPIAAPSANRFGRISPTSAEDVVKEMDGKLKYVLEGGSSDVGIESTVVDLSAELPIVLRHGYISEEEIESVIGKTGQRISEKINSPGMLLNHYAPHTPLVIVEHLSDLDRFEGKNYGILDLNKYSDLKEAAKHLFSDLRRLDEKGFEMILAAKVKDEGIGIAINDRLEKARFKN, encoded by the coding sequence ATGACTCAGAAAAGAACTCAAATAATCACTGATATAAATTTAGTTGCTGCTGATATTCTCAAAGGGAATATTGTAGGCATTCCAACCGAAACCGTTTATGGTCTCGGCGCAAATGCGCTTGATACCGATGCAGTAATAAAAATTTTTGAGGCGAAGGAAAGACCGAGATTCAATCCGTTAATAGTGCATCTATTAAATAAAGATAATCTTGATGAATTTGTTGAAGAAATTCCGGAGAGTTTTTTGAAATTGTATGTAAAATTTTCTCCGGGACCGATAACATACGTTTTAAAAAAGAAAAAACTAATTTCAGATATTGTAACTGCGGGAAATGAAACTGTTGCTGTAAGATTTCCGTCACATAAAGTATTCAGAGAACTGCTGGAAATTGTGAAGGTCCCGATTGCCGCGCCATCTGCAAACCGTTTCGGAAGAATTTCTCCCACCAGCGCAGAAGATGTTGTGAAAGAAATGGATGGAAAGCTGAAGTATGTTCTGGAGGGCGGAAGCTCTGACGTGGGAATAGAATCAACTGTTGTAGACTTGTCAGCTGAGTTACCTATAGTATTAAGACACGGGTATATCAGCGAAGAAGAAATTGAAAGTGTGATTGGAAAAACCGGACAGAGAATATCTGAGAAAATAAATTCACCGGGAATGCTTTTGAATCACTACGCCCCGCATACTCCATTGGTAATTGTTGAACACTTAAGTGACCTGGACAGATTTGAAGGGAAGAATTACGGAATACTGGACTTGAATAAATATTCAGATCTGAAAGAAGCTGCGAAACATTTGTTTTCTGATTTAAGAAGACTTGACGAAAAAGGATTTGAAATGATACTCGCTGCGAAAGTGAAAGATGAAGGAATCGGTATTGCAATAAACGACAGACTCGAAAAAGCACGTTTTAAAAATTAA
- the eno gene encoding phosphopyruvate hydratase, with the protein MPAILDIHSRQILDSRGNPTLEVDVVLEDGTLGRAAVPSGASTGEREAVELRDGDKKKYLGKGVLKAVKNVNTTIANNLLGYDSLDQTGLDKILIELDGTENKSKLGANALLGVSMAAAHASANHLNIPLYKYIGGANAKTLPVPMCNIINGGKHADNTVDFQEFMIIPTGAKTFSDALMSCVEVFHSLKNVLHKQNASTSVGDEGGFAPNLKSNEEAIEVILDAISKAGYNAGKDFYLGLDVASSEMWRGKGKYEFYKSHIPTKSSSQMVDLYAKLVKEYPIISIEDGMAENDWDGWKELTDALKGKVQLVGDDLFVTNTSIFSKGIEKGIANSILIKVNQIGTLTETLDAIEMAKINNYTAVISHRSGETEDTTIADLAVATNAGQIKTGSLSRTDRVAKYNQLIRIEEELGYSAQYPGIKAFYNL; encoded by the coding sequence ATGCCCGCAATTTTAGATATTCACTCAAGACAAATTTTAGATTCACGTGGTAACCCCACTTTAGAAGTTGATGTAGTGTTAGAAGACGGAACCTTAGGGAGGGCCGCAGTTCCATCCGGAGCATCTACAGGGGAAAGAGAAGCAGTTGAATTACGCGACGGTGATAAGAAAAAATATTTAGGTAAAGGTGTTTTGAAAGCTGTAAAAAATGTTAACACAACTATCGCTAATAATTTATTAGGATACGATTCATTAGACCAGACAGGACTTGATAAGATATTAATTGAATTAGACGGCACAGAAAATAAATCAAAGCTCGGCGCAAATGCACTGCTCGGAGTTTCCATGGCAGCCGCACATGCAAGCGCAAATCATTTAAACATTCCACTTTATAAATACATTGGCGGCGCGAATGCAAAAACGCTTCCTGTACCTATGTGCAATATCATCAACGGCGGAAAGCATGCTGATAACACTGTTGATTTTCAGGAGTTCATGATCATTCCTACAGGCGCAAAAACTTTCTCAGATGCTTTAATGAGCTGCGTAGAAGTTTTTCACAGTCTGAAAAATGTTCTGCATAAACAAAATGCAAGCACGTCAGTCGGTGATGAAGGCGGCTTTGCTCCGAATTTAAAATCAAATGAAGAAGCTATCGAAGTTATTCTTGATGCAATTTCAAAAGCAGGATATAATGCAGGAAAAGATTTTTATTTAGGACTGGACGTTGCTTCCTCTGAAATGTGGAGAGGTAAAGGAAAATATGAATTCTACAAATCACATATCCCGACAAAATCATCTTCACAGATGGTAGACCTTTATGCAAAACTTGTAAAGGAATATCCTATCATTTCTATCGAAGACGGTATGGCTGAAAATGACTGGGACGGATGGAAAGAATTAACCGATGCATTAAAAGGAAAAGTACAGTTAGTCGGTGACGATTTATTCGTAACAAACACTTCAATTTTCTCAAAAGGAATTGAGAAGGGAATTGCAAACTCAATTCTTATCAAAGTAAATCAGATAGGAACGCTCACTGAAACTCTTGATGCAATTGAAATGGCAAAGATAAATAATTACACTGCCGTTATCTCTCACAGAAGCGGTGAAACTGAAGACACTACAATTGCAGATCTTGCTGTTGCTACAAATGCGGGACAGATAAAGACAGGTTCACTTTCAAGAACTGACAGAGTTGCTAAGTATAACCAGCTTATCAGAATAGAAGAAGAGCTTGGCTATAGCGCACAGTATCCTGGAATAAAAGCGTTTTACAATTTATAA
- a CDS encoding esterase, whose protein sequence is MKNSKGQLYIYSHVSKVLKGNPLGDPYEREFPIYFPPSYETSDKKYPVVFLIAGFTGTGFSNVNFSFLNENIQQRLDRLIKEGKMKEMIVVMPDCITKYGGSQYINSTATGRYEDYITKELVPFIDNNFRTIPHAHSRAICGKSSGGYGAMILAMRNPNVFGLMCTTAGDAYFEYCYKNEFGFFINDIERYGKGDKGVANFIKNEINFKQPKPKSFHNIINTIGMASCYSPNPANMKTKGYNFDLPMDLTTGEVRQDIFKKWLKHDPVNLVGKYKTNLKKLKLIFIDAGKSDEFALNVGARIFSQRLTKNGIKHYHEEFNGGHFNVQFRYDRTFEMISKHIKNS, encoded by the coding sequence ATGAAAAACAGTAAAGGTCAGTTATACATATACTCCCACGTCAGCAAAGTTTTAAAAGGTAATCCATTGGGTGACCCTTATGAAAGGGAGTTTCCTATTTATTTCCCGCCTTCCTATGAAACTTCAGATAAAAAATATCCCGTTGTATTTTTAATTGCAGGATTTACAGGTACTGGTTTCAGCAATGTGAACTTCAGTTTCCTCAATGAAAATATTCAGCAGAGATTAGACCGTCTTATCAAAGAAGGAAAGATGAAGGAAATGATTGTTGTAATGCCTGACTGCATTACGAAGTACGGCGGAAGCCAGTATATAAACTCTACTGCAACCGGTCGATATGAAGATTACATAACGAAAGAACTCGTTCCGTTTATAGATAATAATTTCAGAACAATTCCGCATGCTCATTCAAGAGCTATCTGCGGGAAATCTTCAGGAGGATACGGTGCAATGATTCTTGCAATGAGAAATCCCAATGTCTTCGGGCTTATGTGCACAACTGCGGGTGATGCGTACTTTGAGTATTGCTACAAAAATGAATTCGGATTTTTTATAAATGATATTGAACGTTACGGCAAGGGCGATAAAGGCGTTGCGAATTTTATAAAGAATGAAATTAATTTTAAACAGCCTAAGCCAAAATCATTTCATAATATTATTAATACGATAGGCATGGCAAGCTGTTACTCTCCTAATCCTGCTAACATGAAAACGAAAGGCTATAACTTTGATTTGCCAATGGACTTAACCACGGGAGAAGTGAGGCAGGATATTTTTAAGAAATGGCTGAAGCACGACCCTGTGAATTTAGTCGGTAAGTATAAAACTAATTTGAAAAAATTAAAGTTAATATTCATTGATGCCGGAAAATCGGATGAGTTTGCATTGAATGTCGGCGCAAGGATTTTCTCGCAGCGATTAACAAAGAATGGAATTAAACATTACCACGAAGAATTTAACGGAGGACATTTTAATGTTCAGTTCAGATATGACAGAACATTTGAAATGATTTCCAAGCATATAAAAAATTCATAA
- a CDS encoding VWA domain-containing protein produces the protein MKKFFIVIFALCALTASAKDGGNFVFMFDNSGSMSGYYRESNSAFKLFAKALIKNSLKPGDNASVMLFTKSDASRKIESPKVLFSGPSAGFNADAVIKDFNLMRGKDGDFGTTDLIEALDKGIASLDGNTGIIWLITDNINDNSGSGDSSYQNTLAFYQRLRSDANIKKIMLYPIPEKVTEAGYSSLGYVAYAIVYSKENFTQLHFEVFDKQIRDVGIKQKAITLKPQDIGTIVLQPRVATGRITEGKLFFDGKTLRGFGFEEGEKVRETFNDLSLKSNLYPYIIKSANLNVHLDDFKSSDYSVKSLGTQQITPSTVSNVSPEGEVTGFNLIFNLPEITPTFSFNTIFKEDFSIGGNLVLEVTQTDIALDQNYINSFKDLFALQSIPEIFQPSLKDKKIVTTIPLEIKMKYGPWRLFVLIGLITLVVLILVFFVIMIMKKKCFTLVIDNRDEQDICLSAFSSYNVSYMYSLNLGVLKKSLFGRIKFVYSKFTTEPGRTVMMSDNLSIPVEYEDENFKKTSVQIMVKETAAKSESASYSDGGQGGIY, from the coding sequence ATGAAAAAGTTTTTTATAGTAATATTTGCTTTATGTGCACTGACTGCATCTGCAAAGGACGGCGGAAATTTTGTGTTCATGTTCGATAACTCGGGAAGCATGTCAGGTTATTACAGAGAATCAAACAGCGCATTCAAGCTCTTTGCAAAAGCGCTGATTAAAAATTCCTTAAAGCCCGGAGATAATGCTTCGGTTATGTTATTCACGAAATCCGACGCTTCAAGAAAAATAGAATCACCGAAAGTTTTGTTCAGCGGACCTTCGGCGGGATTTAATGCTGATGCAGTGATAAAAGATTTTAATCTTATGCGCGGTAAGGACGGTGACTTCGGAACAACGGATTTAATAGAAGCGCTTGATAAGGGAATTGCAAGTCTTGACGGTAATACGGGGATTATCTGGCTCATTACCGATAACATAAACGATAACAGCGGAAGCGGCGACTCGTCTTATCAGAACACACTGGCATTTTATCAAAGACTGCGAAGCGATGCTAACATAAAAAAAATCATGTTGTATCCTATCCCTGAAAAAGTTACAGAGGCAGGTTACTCTTCGCTGGGATATGTTGCCTATGCAATAGTTTACTCAAAAGAAAATTTTACTCAGCTGCATTTTGAAGTCTTCGATAAGCAGATAAGAGATGTAGGCATCAAACAAAAAGCAATTACATTAAAGCCGCAGGATATAGGAACGATAGTTCTACAGCCGCGTGTAGCAACAGGAAGAATTACCGAAGGGAAATTATTTTTTGACGGAAAGACGTTAAGGGGATTCGGATTTGAAGAAGGGGAGAAAGTCAGAGAGACGTTCAACGACTTATCTCTGAAATCAAATTTATATCCATATATAATAAAGAGCGCTAACCTGAATGTTCATCTGGATGATTTTAAGTCATCGGATTACTCGGTGAAATCTTTGGGAACGCAGCAGATAACGCCTTCTACGGTAAGCAATGTTTCGCCCGAGGGAGAAGTAACGGGATTTAATTTAATTTTTAATCTTCCGGAAATAACTCCGACTTTTTCGTTCAATACAATTTTCAAAGAGGATTTTTCCATAGGGGGAAATCTTGTGCTTGAGGTAACGCAGACTGATATTGCGCTTGACCAGAATTATATTAACAGCTTTAAGGATTTATTCGCGCTACAATCTATTCCTGAAATTTTTCAACCTTCTTTAAAAGATAAAAAAATTGTTACGACTATTCCGCTTGAGATAAAGATGAAGTACGGTCCGTGGAGGTTATTTGTTCTTATCGGATTAATAACGCTCGTCGTTCTTATTCTTGTCTTTTTTGTGATAATGATAATGAAGAAAAAATGCTTCACGCTGGTAATTGATAATAGAGATGAGCAGGATATCTGCCTCAGCGCATTTTCATCGTACAATGTTTCGTATATGTATTCATTAAATCTTGGAGTATTGAAGAAAAGTTTGTTCGGAAGAATTAAGTTTGTGTATTCTAAGTTCACGACTGAGCCGGGAAGAACAGTTATGATGTCCGATAATCTTTCAATTCCCGTTGAATACGAAGATGAAAATTTTAAGAAGACATCGGTTCAGATAATGGTAAAAGAGACGGCCGCGAAGTCGGAATCAGCCTCGTATTCTGACGGCGGACAGGGCGGAATTTACTAA